DNA sequence from the Ctenopharyngodon idella isolate HZGC_01 chromosome 14, HZGC01, whole genome shotgun sequence genome:
gagAATTTGTAAATTGTCCGTGCAAGTGCTGGCAAATCTTGCAGAACTTCAGAAATCAAGTAATTTCAGTTTGTGCAcctgaaaattattttgaaatgagtcatattttatataaatttgtattcTCTTGCCAATACATTTTGTAATGTGATTTATTAGGTAGGCCTGTATGGCACATAATAGAACACCTGTTCTACATCAATCTGACTGAATTGTCCATTCTGAATTACAAAATCATTTGAGTGCCTAACGGTACTGTTATTTCCAAAGTCACTCACCACCCCTTTCTTTCTCCCTTTTCTCCCAGCTGAGGAATGCTTTCTGGATTCTGATTTGAGTTTTCTCGTTCCCATTGCTGTGGGTGTGGCTCTCAGCTTCCTAATCATCCTAGTGCTTATCTCTTACCTGATTGGCCGGCGGAAGAGTCGCACTGGTTACCAGTCTGTATAACAACCCAATCTGCTGCCATCTTACCTCTAACCCCGGCTAGTTCTTTACCATTTATTTGCTCCTTCTCTCTCTTCTGGTCCTGTTGGCTTCCTCTTTTGCCCTGCAAACTGCTCAACCCTCCTCACTTGCTGGAGCTTAAACGCTGATGATACCCCAGTTTCTAACACGTTTGATTGCTCTAATCACTTCCTGTGTACGATTTAACCTTTTTATGAATGATGTGGTATATTTCTGCTTAATCACACTCAAAGCAATGTCAACAGGCATGATTCAGTTGTTTAGTGTAAGCACAGGCTGTCTAAATAACCTGGCATTGTGCTGTATGTTAAAtgcatggaagaaaaaaaaaattccccttTTTATGGGAGTTTTGATGCAGTTTCTTGCTCTAAGGATGCTCAGTTCTGGTTGCTGTGACTTATATTCATGTGAACtattatgaatgaatgatgcAATTTTAGAATTAGGAATCCTTTGTTTATTAACCATTGAATGTAAATGCTCAATTAATTCTGTAATTGTACTCTTGTGGAAATTTGTTTGTTGCCGAAAGTGAAAAGTATCCTggcacaataattttttttttttttttttttttttttttttttttttttaattagcagAACTAATAAGTCACACTCTTGCACTTGGCACAGTGTTATAAagggacactttttttttttttttttttttttctttttttttttggtaatactTACTAGCATTTGAATATGAGTATTTTGTTGATTTATGCTTTTGTTGATTCATTAGGTCCCTCTCAGGGAATGTTGGAAGTGTTACAATAGGCCTGTTAGTACATGGGTTTGTGAATTTAGTTGTCATTTCTCTGGACACATGCATACAATGTACAAAATACACCATTTCTAAGACCAAAGCTACAGTTTCCAGTGCATTTTTAGTCTTATTTCCTTCTCAGCATAGTGAAAATACTAATGTGTCCAAATCATTtcatgtatatacatttttcgtCATTCTTTCCTGCCCAAAGGATTTAGCtgttaaaacaaacacaattaaACGCAGAATATCATTGTTGTACTATATAGCGTGCCTTTTAGTTGCATTGCCATTTCTCTGTTCCTTCTCTATAGGACCTATATCTGTCAGGTTAAGAATGTTGGTTCAAGTTTCagagtggggaaaaaaaaaaaaatcaataaaatagcttttttgtttttgtacttcCTCTCTCTTTGTTGTCTTTCTTTGACTTTATGAAATCAACATTTCTCAAAATCTGTTAGACACGATGTTAAGCAACTGTAGTTTTAcatggttcacatgacttttaGTCATAAACCTCCTCGCTTTCCCTGATGGACTTCGATCAGCATGTGTTGCTATAAAAGTTACCGATGTCATAAATTACGCTTCTTTGACGCTTCTAGTGTTCCTGTAAATCTTTGACCTGCATATTACAGTAAACTGCTTATCACTAGATGCACATGATTGTGTGCAGTGCTGATGTTTTTATAAgttcattttgtcatttaaccaACAAAAAGAATCACATACAATTTATCATAAGAGACATTATTTGCAATACACATCACCGCCGATGTTACTTTAAAAGAGAATGGAAAACTGAGCAGAAAGGTTTGATTCCGTTAATTCTCATCCATCTTTATTGTTTATGCTAGAACATGAGTGCGTTTAAAAACATGAGCTGGAAAATCTTTGTCAGTCAGTGGATATTTCATTGTATTTGCTGAATAACAAAGATGCGCAGTTACCAATTTCCATCTCACTATTACATTGCTTTTACCAtgtcaatatattcaaatacaattaataaataatactgtTGAAATCCTTCTTACAGGTAACTGAGCAGATATTTTCACTCAGAGATGAATTATGTGAaatacttacttttttttttttttttcaagaagtGTTGGTTGCATGCTTGACAATTGAAAGATGAATTTTGAAAAAGAAACTTATATTTCATTATGAAGCTCTCAAAATGATGAAATGGGATTTCTGTCCTGCATTTCACAGTTACATCTGCCTCTGGAATTGAAATTTAGTATCcgaaaaataaaagcaaaagagAAAAATTTAGTTCAAAATGTACAATCAATTAATTCTAAACCACATCTGATTGTTATTCCATTAAATGAGCAAGTAAAAGTATAATGTTAAGTCattttctgcctttttttttttttttttttgtccagagGGGGGAATTTAATGGAGACAGTGACTTAACggagaaaacattttaaaaaatgttgttttaatgtgTTATATACACATCTGAATTACCAAAATAACTGATCGAAAAAGTTTAATACATGTTAATTCTACAATCTACACAGATCTAGAGAATTGTTTTGCCTATGTCTCACTGTAGACTGTCCGTTTGAGTGATTATGCCTCAATAGCTATAATTGCGACCTACGTATTTGGACatcttttcatattttcattttatccaATAATGAAATCCAGGCAGTTGTCAGTCTCTAGTGGCTGGGTACTGAATGTTACGTTACTGAATGTGATCTATAAATCTCAGTCTTTGCTTACTGCGAAATCCCTTGTTTGAAAAAGTAGAGTAGTAACACAGCTCTGACACAAATAGCACAGTGGCTGCCGGAGGCATAATCAGAGGGCTAATAGGTAAAGACAGCACCCAGTGTGCTATTTCATTCATTATAACATACTCtgagaattttaatttcaatttctcTAGGTCTACTGTGATCCTACGCACCCACTTCTAAAGTGAAAGACACGCTACCCAGGAAACGGTCAGTTGGTGAATCATTGATGATGCCCTTCCCGTTTAGTTTGCATTGAACGTGTAGTTGGGTGTCGTACTGGACTCCAGAAAATTGCACAGCCACCAATGGGGAAGAGTAGTTCACCTGTTTGTAGAAATGGTGAAAAATGCTATGAAATGCTATTAAATTAGGAGGAATTCTGAGATATGAAATAGGATCACTTACATGTCTCAGTTTCCCATAATAGGGATAGTACCGCAAGTTGAAAAAATTATCTGGAAAGAACTTGACTTCTCCTAGGCCTTCAGTTGACCCTTTCTGGAAAAAACATTGGAGAAGATCCAAAATTGTTAGTTTAATGACAAATACGGCAAAGAAATTGGGATATATGTATTGTATCATTATTTTATaacttataaaataattttatactttataataacttATTATAAACAGATTAGTCATTAGTTATTACCTTTACTCCACATGTAACGTTTATTGGAGTGCCTTGACCAGGCAGATACCCGAGAATCTGTCAGAAAACAGTTAAGCATTTTACATAGCACTTAACTAGCAATTGAGACTGGACTGATTTACATTATAAACTGAAGGATGTGTTCATTTAGTCATGGCTTAACCACAAGATGGCACTAGAgctttattcagtttttttttttttttttttttttggtgtgggggggggggggagctTTGTTCtgcaaacaaattaatttttgtataGCATGTTCCACACTTTTATAATCTCACCCGATTCATTTTGACGATGATGCAGGGTTTTCCATTCGAGTAGCCGAAATCTCTGTCCTGCAGGCCGGAGCATTCTTTTAGCCAGGACCTCTTAAACTGACATGCCTTGCGCTCAGCACTCTCCTCTAAGTCTTCCTGCATGAAATACGTATTTCCTTCGCATGGAATGTTCCGCCTATCCTGCACTCTATCATCATAGGCTGGATACAACCATGGCGGGAAACCGTAATAAAAGAGatggaagagaaaaagagagagagagaacatatATTAACCAAACAATGGCTGTTGCCCAGCCTGGCCTCTACAACTTACAGGCCCGCACAAAAGTGGGGCCCTGGCAGCACTGAGCAGTTACACTGAGTGCACAAAAGGGTTTCCCTCCTTGTCAGTATTTCTATAGACAGCAGGACTTGTTAAACGGCGTGCTGGAGTGATTTGAATCTGTGCCTGCTGAACAGAAAACGTATCTTCCCTATTAAAGAGTGTAAAACCAAACTCAACTTGTTCTCTCATGCTGGACTTACGTTTCAAATGGGCTTCCAGTGCTTTCGCATACTTCTTCCACGATTTTTGGTCAGAGGCGTTGAAAGCAATGTCAAACCCATGAGCTACATCTACATGAGGTGACATTGTCATACCTGCCAAGAGACAGAGAAGATTGTGAACTTCAAGAATGATAGTTTTGAGCTTCTGTATTAGAATTTTGTTTGTATACACAATTTagtataataaaatgttatatatatatattttattgttataattaaaaatatatatttatatatatatatatatatatataatattattctCAATTTCTAATCAGAATTATTAATACAGATCCGTTGTAGGGTCACAGGATTTAAATTACgtacatattaaataatttctattaaaaataaataaaataaaaaatattgtgtaaatcttttaattaattatatactaTAAAAGTTCAAAAAGTAAAATGCTGATTTTTCCTACCTGGTGGCATCACCCTGTCATTGTAGGTGGGAGCATATGGACTAATTGACCACATCAGGCAGCACATACAACCAGCAAACATGGCGGCGAGGAAAATGTATAATGCTGAGTAGAAGAGAAGAATAAGGcctgaaagaaaatgaaaaagcaaGATTTCATTGAGGAAACCCATTGTACGTATTTAAATAGAATGTGAGATCAGGTCAACACATTTTGTCCTAAAAGAAATCCTTTCttctgtatgtatgtatcttTCAATCAATTGACCAATATACACTCAACTTTTTCATTTGTTAGTAATCATTTTTCCATAACCTTTCTATTATGGAAGTGTGCAAGACACTAAAGTCAATGAAACTTTGAGAGCTAACAAAAAAAAGCCAAACACAGCCAATGTCCTTTAGTTTTTAATTAAGATTCCATTAACAGCAGATCAAATGGGACGTGGCGTCAAACGAAGCGGCTTTTGCTGCGCAGACAATTTTGCAGGGACAAGCTGCAGCCCCCAGCCACAAAGGCCTTTCTGTTTGAGCCTAGTGAAAATTCTCCCAGCTGTCCTTTCACTCAGGAACACAGTGAACCTCCGGTTGCCATCATAGTGACGGTCTTTTGCAGCCATACAGAGCCACGGCCAGCTCCAAGGAGCCCGATCACCCCATTCTGGCATTGTGAGGCCTCTGCACTCTCCTTTCATGGGACACGCATCACAGCACTCCAGCAGCCCCTCCCCTGCTCTAAGGAAGACTACGGCTGTTTATTTAATCCACCTCAAGCACATTCCCCATCATATCATGCCCATGTAAAGCATGGAGACATTGCATTATGACAAACATGGCGTCCGCGCTCAATACGAGGGCATTGGTGCAATGACATTTCCCTCTGCTATCCCCAGGATACTTTCATATTGCTGTTTAGAGTGCTCATCCCAATGGGAATTTGCTGTGTTGGTCAGCAACCAGACGTTTAACGGCAGCGATTGGCTGCTCTGTCATAATcggacgtcttcaggaaatgctCGCTGCCAAAAAAGTTCTGAGCtcggacaaaaaaaaaaaaaaatacatgttaaGTTGCGCCATAGATCTGAGAGTGTGTTGGAGGAGATCTGGAGGTCAAGGGGGCTTTGGGAAAGAGGGAGAGGAAAGCACGGTAGGGGTAAATGGAATGTGATCCCGGGCCAGCAAAGGGACTGTGACATCGCTCTCCCACTGAGGACCATTCCCCAGGCAGTCTGTTTTTGTCAAGATGTCTCTAAGCTATCTGTGCACCTAAGTAAACAGTAAGCTTGGACACACATGCACCCACCGTGACAGCGtgtacacgcacacacacacactgcagaagCACAATTCATCCCCACAACTCATTCCCACTACAAATTACTCCACTAAAATGGAAGATAATGAGCAAAAACAATAAGCAATGGTCTCACTTGCCTTTGCTTCTACAGCAAGACCTCACTAATTAAAGACTTTGTTTACAGTCCAAGTACAATTTAGATGCACTCCCTCACCCACAGACAAATAGCCTTTGTTTTGCCATTAAAACTGCTATCTCATTTTGTACATTCAAATAGAATTTAGTCTTGTTACTCACTCCAGCTCTTCCCTGAGCGGCCCATAAACTCCTTAGTTTCTGCATTCCACAGGTAAGTCTTTAGGTCGTCGATTTTCTCATGCAGCGTCCTCTTGGGCTTTGGCTTGGGCTTCCATTTCTCAAAGTTAAGGTCATCCTGCTCCAGAGGCTGATGTTCTACCAGTCCTTCCTGTTCCACTTCCATGGCCTCAGCTAGTTCGTGTTTATGAAGTGATCCTGCACGCTAAAGACAACATGGAAAGTTGAAAAATAGTATTCGCAAATACGTTTCTGAATCACACAGTGCGAGTAGTGTAAAAAAAAGTCCAACACAACAAGCATTAAACACTTAAAAACTCACTTTAATGTGGATAATATTGTCTGATGCTCTTAAAAAAAGGTCAGGAGACAAATATTTATCTTCAAAACAGTGAAAAGCAAGTGTAGGATCTCATTCAGTGTGAATGAAAGAAGTTTCAGAATCCCATTGATCTATGAGAGGCAGAAGAGGACCCACACACTCGCTGACCCATGTTGGGAGATCTAACCTCTCACAGCTGCAGAAGATCTGCAGGGTCACTCTTCAGCCAGATGTTACACACTCATTCTCAATATCAGGCGAacataaaatacactttaaaaactGGTGGAATATTCTTTTGAGGCGTTTATTAATCTaggttaatgttcatttctacATTTCATGCTGTATACATAAACATTAATGCATTGTTAACGAactaaatatatgtaaaatgacGGAGTCAACCTGCCTACATCCGGTTACATCAGtaatagtcatttttaacaGCTCCTTGAGTTATTTCAAATGCCTCTattacaatataacaaagtttAATTATACTAATGATGAATAATTGCCAATGTTCATTTACCTAAACAATGATGAGCAGGTGAAACGCTTTTGGTGATACTCCTTCTGCACCAGTAATGAGTTTAAAAAATGATACAAAACATTTGGGGTAAAACCACGTTTATCTCGGTAGCTACTATAATGTTTACTACTTTATAGTGAAGGCTATAGAGCACTAAATCCAGCAAGATATGGTCATTACAATGCCCTCATCCCTAATCAAAAGTAACCACATTACTCTGGTGCATTGTGGTTATGGTCACTTGCCAGTTTTGAAACTTTGTCCTCCAGGAGCAGGTCCTCCGCCCCTCCCGCGGTAGAGTCGCGCTCCATGATCTCTCACTGAAGAATAAAGGTACTTGTTAAACCAATCACATATACGAGCGGTCCAAGCGATTTACTGAGAGATTTCAATCCACGAATCAAATCTGCAGCAGTCCAAGGAAGTCAAAAACTGTGTCAAATAATTgttcaatattttttctttttttttttaaaaatgaagatgatAAGAGAATGTTTCAATGTCTTCAGGAAAGAAAAGGGGGAGGGAAGGAAAACCTTAATGCGCAAAGTGCCCCCCCAAAATAATGTCTTGATGAAGGCACTGAGGTGATGTCTTCAGGTTCACTTCACGCTGGCTGAACAAACGTTAATTCTGGTCAAGAAGTGTTCGTGAATTTCATTGAGTTTTCCTCTTACAACGGATGTCGGGTGCGGAGGAGCTTCTTGCTAGGAGTCGAGCATCATAGTGAATGGAGTTGAGCTGGAGAGGGAAAGTGGGGGTGGGATACAAAGTGGAGTTTTTTTGGCAGCAGCTTCGTTTGGTGTTGTGTGGAATTCTGCACACGCACACCACATAGTCTCATTGTCTGCTGAAACAAGCTCTATGCAAAGACCCACAGCTTTATAAGTTTCTGTTCTGATCTACATTTGCCGTTGTCAATCACTAagtactgcatcagcaactacatTAAAACTGAGGTTTAGTATGCAGGACACCTCACTAAACAATCCCCATTGACTCTCTGGGTTGTTAAACTGGAGGGAGTAGGCTATTCACGCGCATTATAATGATTTAAGGAGAAcgaaaaattgtgaaatatggGCCCGCTTTGGTTTGTGTTGGCGTCAAAAGCGTAATAAATTCATAAAGTTGTCATCAAGCTTAATATTTGTACACAGATCACGTTGAGCTCCCTAAACCcgctgatttttttaaacctgaaAAGAACTCGCGTCATGGAAAATTCGGTCTTGTCTGGTTCTTTCTGCTTTCTTTGGTGGAGAGCAGGTCATTCAAAGAAAGACCATCAAGGACTGAAACGAGTAAATGCAATCATTTACTTCGTGACAAACCTAGGCTGGAAGAACAGAggttaatatattaatgttaCGTTTCGTTTTATTTCCTTACAGAAACAAGAAAGGTCTAGTCTAAGCAGTATTCTAGTGGTTTTGATTGCTTGCGTAAAGATTGAGGGTGGAAGCATCTATTAACTTCCATTCAATTCCTTTTACCTAAATACCCTACAACTAGCTTATATTAAGTATTTTATGTAGGTAGCCTAACTCTGTAGGTAGCAATAGTAAGCAAAGTATAAGCAAAAACGCAACATAAAACTGAAATCACATATATGGCTCACAGTGTTTAGCCTAATTTCAcacgttttgaatgaatcattttattcatatttgagTGTGTGAGATACAACTATCGATATAAACAATGGTTTAGCTACTTTTTCCAAAATAAGGAGCCTGTTGTGTGTCAAACTGCACGAgtgaacaataaaataaacaaaaatgcagACATGTAAAgaattaaatcaaatcaaattaaaaaatactgaGGGGACTTAATCAGAACTTGTTGCAAAACCCATcagaaatattcatttttatttttaaaacttatttGTGTTTGTTCACAAGACCAGTTGATGGCGCAATTTCATTACTTTGATGTTTTCAAGTTCtgccctgttgaaaaaaaaaaacagtatatgttggttaaggtaggttttgaaactggtatgctggtttgagctggtttatgctggtcaagtgctggtccatgctggtcctatgctggtcctaaaatggtcctatgctggtccatgctgCTCCTAAACTGATccaggaccagcataggaccagcataaaccaaaTCAAACCAGCATACCGTAACCAACAtatactgtttttttcaacagggtggAGACATTCAAAATAGTCGAGAAAGCTAGCTACACAAAATTCTTAATCTCTAGATTATATTGAACGTTCTTGAAGTATTTTCATGAAATCCAGTCTGTTTTAGATAGCTATGAGTAGCCTAATTGTCTGTAGGCGTGTGTCAGGTGAGATAATTATTCTAAAGCGAATTTCTCTATAAAGAACATAATATATGCAGAATTATGTAGCGATTCCCTCTACACTGCAGCAACTACATACAAGTTCTTGTATACATTTTGTTGCTCTTTTTTAgattgattattttaatgaaaaacgtTCACGAATAGGACTGAATCTCGAGGTACCGAATCATTGAATCAAGTGTTTTGGAAATGTTGATGAGTGAGCTGAGTGAACCATTGGATTTACTGATGGATTGAAAGAATATCGTTtcttttttatgacatttttatcaCTACACAAACGAAagaaagtataaataaatagcattttattaaaacattccCATAAGAACGATGTAATTTGATGGTAGTATTGTTTATTGTGAGTGAAAATTATCTTTAGGTTCTAAATGACTGTGAGCTTTTGTAAGCTGAATCATGGCTGCAACAAATCGCCAGGAAACATGAAATTATTAACAAAAATTCATGTCTGACTTCATAAGTTTAAAGCGTGTTATTCAGGGATGCCAGTGACAACGCCATGACGTAAAGAACCTCTGAATCTATTTTTTAACCAGTCTGAAACGGATTGTTCGAAAGAACCGAATCGAAATGAGTCGCACTTCCAATCACTACTGCTCGTGACCCACTCAAGCAGCGAGGGGTTCTGTCTTGCGCATGCGCAGTGCTGTGCTCCGTGCGGCGTTCTGCTGAAGGGATGAGGGCAGCGGATTCATGAACAACAGACCCAGATGCTGATGAGAGAAGAGTGGTTAGAAGGGGGGCGAATGGTGTCAGAGAATGCCACGGCAAAAAAAGAGTTTCCAGTCATTAACTCTGAGGGAAGGCATCATTGTCTCATTGACTACGTTCTTTGTTTTTGACTTGAAGTCATAACTGCAGCTAATGCTGCATATCCTGACGTTACAATGCCAGCGGGGCTGAATGCGCAAGGCAGCGGTATACCTATCTCTGATGCGATGGGTAAGTACAAGGTCAATGGCATTCACTGCGACTACAGACCATTATAGTCTCACGGAGGACAATTTACGCTTGTATTTACGGTCAAATGCGATTAGCTACATTTATTCATCGTGATTATTAGAACAGGCTTGCAGTGCACCACAGAGAAATAAGCGTCCCGTAACCTACATTCATACGTGTCTCGGATGTCCCCAACGAATGTCGATGGaacatttattgataatgtTCATGAAAATACACAACCATATGTGGAATATTATTTTTCGAATGCTACCTAAGGttaaaatgtcttttgtttAGTGATAGAAAATCCTCATATTACATCACCTAGTACCTACATTTATCTGGGTTTCTGGGTTGTGGTAGTGTCTTTGCAGATACTATAGACATCCAAGGGGCCAAATACactgattgttttgttttgttttgttttacctCAAAACGAACGTGCCTAAAATAAGACAGTGAGTAACAAAATGTTGCCCAAGGGAAGGGCGTGTTGTGCTGTTGCATCTTCCTACTCCATTGTCTTTTACAGGATCATTTAAGAGGAGGAAAAGAAAGTCCATCATAGTAACAGTGATGCTCCTAATCGTCTCCATACTCATCCTGGTCTTTGGTCTTGCCGCTACCACCAGGACACAAAACATAACTGTTGGTGGCTACTATCCAGGAGTGATTGTAAGTATGTTGCTAATGTTATAGTCGTGCACTGAACAGACTGCAAACCATTCTCTTGGTCTATAAATGGCTTTGTGATGTAAAGCACTGTGGGGAGGAAAAGGCctcatgtttaattattttccgCTTGGCCCACCATGTGACCGGTGGCCATTACCTCATTACTGTAAGGCTGAACTGAGtgaaatcattcattcattattcaaCAGCTAGTATCATTATGTTCAACACTCTTGGAGAAACATGCAAGCTTAAATAATACTCCATAATGTTTTGTACAAGTAACAGGTGTTTTCCTGGTATTCCGCAGGGACTGACTGTTTTGAAATACTATATGCTAGTGGCATGGCCAGATTGCATATATAGCTCTTAACTTGGCCATTGACCACAGTATAAAATAAACTGTACTGCTTGGAGAAAGACTAAAGGCTTTGTGGGAACGGGAAATTGTATGTGGGATCGTAATTGAGTGAAGTCATCTACCCTTAAGACTTTGAAATAGGTTCATATTTTACATAGACTTGCATCGTGACAGAATTTCACCCTGTGATATTTTCAGCTCGGCTTCGGGTCCTTTCTGGGAATCATTGGCGCCCATTTGATAGAGAATAAGAGGCAGATGGTAAGGAGTCTTTCATTACACTGCTCATATTGGATTCTGTGCTTGTGCATTCCATCACTCAATTGACATTTTTAACCAAATGCCTgcagaaacaaacacattttcaagAATCAACTGCTTGTTTTTAGTCATCATAATGGCAGAAAAGGCTCACAGGTTTGAGCTCGAATAGCAGGGCATGTTGCAGGCCTTGTGGTGAGATGCACCCAGAAATAGCTCAGTGTAAGGGGAGCGGGATGGATGTCCAGGCAGGAATGTTCAGAAGCCATTGCATTGCAGAGGGAATAGGAGGTTCCACAATCCAAATAAAGTATGCATGAGGATGGCATGGCTGGCCAGATCATAGACGCATAGGAACACTTACTGCTGGATGAGTGCAGGATACACATTCCACCCAGCCTTATAGTGGAAGTGGTTAGAGCAAATATAGTGAGGTCCAGAATTCGGAGAATTTGAAAATCTGCAAAAAGCTGGAAATAAACAATGGTTAGTTTTTGAACAATGTAAAACAGTAAAGAAGCGTTATGACGTTTCTGCactatttctaggtcactaatcaaataaacaa
Encoded proteins:
- the atp1b4 gene encoding protein ATP1B4 isoform X1, with product MERDSTAGGAEDLLLEDKVSKLRAGSLHKHELAEAMEVEQEGLVEHQPLEQDDLNFEKWKPKPKPKRTLHEKIDDLKTYLWNAETKEFMGRSGKSWSLILLFYSALYIFLAAMFAGCMCCLMWSISPYAPTYNDRVMPPGMTMSPHVDVAHGFDIAFNASDQKSWKKYAKALEAHLKPYDDRVQDRRNIPCEGNTYFMQEDLEESAERKACQFKRSWLKECSGLQDRDFGYSNGKPCIIVKMNRILGYLPGQGTPINVTCGVKKGSTEGLGEVKFFPDNFFNLRYYPYYGKLRHVNYSSPLVAVQFSGVQYDTQLHVQCKLNGKGIINDSPTDRFLGSVSFTLEVGA
- the atp1b4 gene encoding protein ATP1B4 isoform X2 — its product is MEVEQEGLVEHQPLEQDDLNFEKWKPKPKPKRTLHEKIDDLKTYLWNAETKEFMGRSGKSWSLILLFYSALYIFLAAMFAGCMCCLMWSISPYAPTYNDRVMPPGMTMSPHVDVAHGFDIAFNASDQKSWKKYAKALEAHLKPYDDRVQDRRNIPCEGNTYFMQEDLEESAERKACQFKRSWLKECSGLQDRDFGYSNGKPCIIVKMNRILGYLPGQGTPINVTCGVKKGSTEGLGEVKFFPDNFFNLRYYPYYGKLRHVNYSSPLVAVQFSGVQYDTQLHVQCKLNGKGIINDSPTDRFLGSVSFTLEVGA